From the genome of Plasmodium cynomolgi strain B DNA, scaffold: 0027, whole genome shotgun sequence, one region includes:
- a CDS encoding hypothetical protein (putative), with amino-acid sequence MSADGSDFFAFAKKLLDKNSYLGTDESYECKSSEISSGNIDEKIKAKIKRNIEYLKGIRNAKAYRITCLYYKYWMYEQIKNTINSKKHEKNDGDIIDDFVNFHKDNMKKKPSKAECEYHFIHKNLLELTYFIEQKHLHNYYVNYENIIEVSTCNKITSDKYRKYIQSISNLYMQHKKECCDEF; translated from the exons ATGTCTGCAGATGGTTCAGacttttttgcatttgcaaaa aaactACTAGATAAAAATTCGTATTTGGGTACTGATGAATCTTATGAATGTAAGTCGTCAGAAATTTCATCCGGTAAcattgatgaaaaaattaaagcaaaaaTCAAAAGGAATATAGAGTATTTAAAGGGTATTAGAAATGCAAAAGCATATAGAATCACTTGCTTATATTACAAATATTGGATGTacgaacaaataaaaaatactatTAACTCCAAaaagcatgaaaaaaatgatggggATATTATTGATGATTTTGTGAATTTCCATAAagataatatgaaaaagaaacctTCAAAAGCTGAATGCGAAtatcattttattcataaaaatttactagaattaacatattttattgaACAGAAACATTtgcataattattatgttaaTTATGAGAACATTATAGAAGTAAGCACATGTAATAAAATTACTTCTGataaatatagaaaatacaTTCAAAGCATTAGTAATCTATATAtgcaacataaaaaagaatgctGTGACGAATTTTGA